CCATATAACGTCGCAAATGTTGATCCGTCTTTTGCATGAATTGTCGTACTTTGGGTGAGTTCCGTTGAGTCAATTGGTACGTGCTGCTTAATCATATCTGCTGGATTTTCTACTTGCTGAAGAGCAGTCCATACATTATCTGAAAACAAATATACCCCTAGAAATAAACAAATTGTCAGGAGATAACCTGCTATAAGTTTCAAATCATATCCTATCCTTCTCTTGAATAATTTTCTCTGTCTCGCGTTCATAAAAGCTAGTCCTAGCTCACTTTCCTACATTTTACCATGTATGAGTAGGATTCAGTTTAAAAGAACATCGAATGTATGTGAGTGTCCGGGCATAGGATGTATTACATGTACGATTATTCCTTGGAGGGGGTACTCATGGATATTTTAGGTAAATTGCAACAGTTTCGTGAAGAAGAGAAAAGATTGGTTTGGGAAGGTACCTTCGCTGAATATTTGGAGATTTTACGAGAGCGTCCTGAAGTTGCTCAATCTGCCCATTCTCGTGTTTATAATATGATTAAAAGCCATGGAATTGAAGAAGTAAATGGGAAGAAACGTTTCAATTTCTTTTCAGATCAGATCTTCGGGCTAGAAGATTCAGTAGAGCGACTTGTAGAGGAATACTTTCACCCATCTGCAAAACGATTAGATGTCCGGAAACGGATTTTGCTGTTGATGGGTCCTGTCAGCGGAGGTAAATCGACAATTGTAACGATGTTGAAACGGGGGTTGGAAGCCTATTCTAAAACCGATGAAGGAGCTGTTTATGCAATAAAAGGCTGTCCTATGCATGAAGATCCATTGCATCTCATTCCGCATAATATGCGCGAGGAATTCCGTGAAGAGTATGGTATTCGAGTAGAGGGATCTTTGTCACCTCTGAATATGATGCGACTGCAAGACGAATATGATGGTCGAATTGAAGATGTCATCGTTGAAAGAATCTTTTTCAGTGAAGATAAACGTACTGGAATTGGAACGTTCAGTCCTTCTGATCCGAAATCACAGGATATTGCAGATTTGACCGGCAGTATTGACTTTTCAACCATAGCTGAATTCGGGTCTGAATCAGATCCGCGCGCATATCGATTTGATGGAGAATTGAATAAAGCAAACCGAGGGATGATGGAATTCCAGGAAATGTTGAAGTGTGATGAGAAATTCTTATGGCACTTACTATCACTCACTCAGGAAGGGAATTTCAAAGCAGGTAGATTCGCTTTAATCAGTGCAGATGAATTAATTGTCGCTCATACGAATGAAGCTGAGTACAAGTCATTCATCTCGAATAAGAAAAATGAAGCGCTACACTCAAGGATTATTGTCATGCCGATTCCGTATAACTTGATGGTCACCCAGGAAGAAAATATATATGAAAAGATGATCAACGACAGTGACATAGGTGAAATTCATATTGCACCGCATGCTTTAAGGGTTGCTGCGATTTTCTCGGTCCTAACAAGATTGAAAGAATCAAATAAGCAAGGCGTAGATGTCGTAAAGAAGATGCGTCTATATGATGGAGAAAACGTTGAGGGGTTCAATTCTGCTGACGTGGAGGAATTGAAGAAAGAGTTTAATGATGAAGGGATGAGCGGGATTGATCCGCGGTATGTCATCAACCGAATATCATCTGCTATCATTCGTAAAGAAGTACCTGCAATTAGTCCACTTGACGTGTTGAGGTCCTTGAAGGATGGGCTTGATCAGCACGCTTCTATATCAAAAGAAGATCGCGAAAAGTACATCAATTTCATATCAGTAGCTCGTAAAGAGTATGATGATATCGCTAAGAAAGAAGTGCAAAAGGCATTCGTATACTCTTATGAAGAGTCTGCGAAAACATTGATGGATAACTATCTAGATAATGTCGAAGCCTATTGTAATAAGAATAAACTTCGTGATCCACTGACTGGTGATGAAATGAATCCAGACGAAAAACTGATGCGTTCAATCGAAGAACAAATCGGAATATCGGAAAATGCGAAGAAAGCATTCCGAGAAGAGATACTCATCCGTATTTCCGCATATGCTCGAAAAGGAAAGAAGTTCGATTACAAATCACATGAGCGGTTAAGAGAAGCGATTCAGAAGAAGCTATTCGCTGATCTTAAGGATGTTGTGAAGATCACAACATCTACTAAGACGCCAGATGAATCTCAACTTAAGAAAGTGAATGAGGTTATCGCTCGACTAATCGATGAGCATGGATATAACTCTATATCAGCAAACGAGCTCCTTCGATATGTTGGCAGCTTACTTAACAGATAAAGAATAAAAAAATGAAAAAAATGTCTAGGGGCTGTCCAGAAAGTCAGTGAACACTGACCTTCTGGCAGCCCCTTGTTAAATATAGATATTGATTTCTTAGAAGTACACTCCCCTTTTGATTGGTGAGAAGAGACAATGAAGCGTACAGTTCCCTATGAACTGACACCCAAACGACATAATGAGAACTTTTTAACAAAAGTTTAATCTCTTGAATACTTGCGAGGAAATTGTATAAAATGGTAGATTAAACATATCAAAGAAAAAGGGTGTGTAAGTTTACATGACCAAAACAAAGAATAGTTTTTGGGAATGGGTTAAAGCAATCGGTATTGCACTTTTGATTGCAATCGTCGTCCGTCACTTTCTTTTTACAAACTATGTGGTATTTGGTGAATCCATGATGCCGACCATTCAGGAAGGCAATCGTTTAATTGTAAATAAAATCAACTATGATATTTCTGATCCGAACAGATTTGATCTGATTGTTTTCAAAGCTAATGAAGAGGAAGATTACATTAAACGAGTGATCGGCCTTCCAGGTGACAAAATTGAATACCGGAATGATAAATTATTTATTAATGACAAAAAAGTCGAAGAGCAGTATTTAGAACGTTTTCGTGAAGAGATCCAACAGGGATCTCAACTTACCGGAGATTTCACTTTAAAAGATATTACCAAGAGGGAGAGGGTTCCTGAGGGAACAGTCTTCGTATTAGGTGATAACAGACTTCACAGTATCGACAGCCGTCATATCGGATTTGTTCCGATGGAAAATATCGTGGGTGAAGTGAACCTGAGGTACTGGCCAATGTCAGAGTTCAAATTGATTAAGTAAGGTTTATAGTATGAATATATTGGGAATCGATAATTCCAAGAGGTGGTAATCATGACAAAGAACAAAGGTGAAGATCCAAAGAACAGTTCAATGGTCAATGATGAAAAGGAATTAAGAGAACACAGCAAAGTGATGGAGAATGTATCATCGAATGAAGAAGTAAAGAAAAGCGGAAAAACGCCAGATCCTGTGCAGCATGAACAGGAAGCAGACGATAAAGACAACGGATAAATGATGAAGAAGCTTGCCGAGTGGCAAGTTTCTTTTTTTTGAAACTTTTCCCTTTTTCTTTCGTAAATTAATTATAGAGAAGATAGAAGGGGGAGTATTAATGTTTCTGATTTTGGGATTCGTTATGTTGAGTTTAGTGGCGCTATTTGTCTTCTTATACTTTTTCGCTCCACATTCTGAAATGATGCATGCATTCAAAACTACGAAAAGCTTTGTGATTGCTCAAGTTATCCTTGTTTCTTTTGCTGCTTATTTAATTGGTGCTCATTTCAACGGACTCCATGAAGACAATTGGCGAACAAGTGGGATCTATCCAATTACACTAAATGCTGAACCCGTAATTTACACAGGAAGCAAATCTAGTGTAGGACTCGTACTAGAGAAGAAGCCAAAAGCGGGGGAAGCTTTCGATAGTAATATCATCACATGGACTGCTTATGATGATGTGACCGTAGAAGCTACGAAAAAATGGGGTGGCGTGGACCCGATTGAAAAAGAATTAGGATCCAAAACGAATGATCAAGTACCGTATACTTATCCTATCTCCATAACATTTCCTAAAGATGGGACATGGAAATTAAAGGTATTTTCCGATGGCACCCCAATTAAAACAATCATAATAGATGTAAAATAGTTGAAAGACGACCTAACGTTAACGGGTCGTCTTTTTCTATTTAGAAACTTTTTCATTACAAATCTCTTGAATAGCGCGGAACTTTTGAGACAAGCACCTTTTTGTTCGAATTTAATGGCAATTCTGAACATTTACTGCATAGGATAGAGTAATCCCCAAAAGTGAACGTGCTATCTCATTATTTGGGGAAAATAAATAAGGAGGGGAATCATATATGACCGTCAACAAAAAAGGAAACTTCGTCGTGTCACAGGAGAACTGGTCCCTCCACCGTAAAGGTTATCAAGACCAACAGCGACACATGGAAAAAGTACAAGAAGCATTAAAGAACAATTTACCGGACTTAATTAGCGAAGAAAGTATTATTCTTTCTAACGGTCACGATGTCATTAAAATTCCGATCCGTTCCCTGGATGAATATAAAATCCGCTACAATTACGATAAATCTAAACATGTCGGGCAGGGAGACGGAGACAGCCAGGTAGGCGATGTCATTGCGCGTGATGGAAATGCCAGTGGAAAGAAAGGAAAGGGCAAAGGGAAAAAAGCAGGCGATCAAGCAGGCGATGATTACTACGAAGCTGAGGTATCACTTCTAGAACTTGAAGAATTACTATTTAAAGAGCTAGAGCTTCCTAACTTGCAGCAGAAGGAACAGGAAAATATTATTCGAGAAAAAGTCGAATTTAACGATGTCCGCAAAACTGGATTGATGGGGAATATTGATAAGAAGAAAACCATTTTGACTGCATACAAGCGAAATGCATTAAAAGGTGATCCAGCCATTACACCAATTTATCCAGAAGATCTTCGGTTCAAAACGTGGAATCAAACTGAAAAACCTGAATCTAAAGCAGTCGTTCTTGCGATGATGGATACATCAGGGTCAATGGGAATCTGGGAAAAGTATATGGCAAGAAGCTTCTTCTTTTGGATGACACGTTTTCTCCGTTCAAAATATGAAACAGTAGAAATTGAATTTATTGCACATCATACAGAAGCCAAAGTTGTTACGGAAGAAGACTTTTTTTCTAAAGGGGAAAGTGGTGGAACAATTTGTTCTTCGGCGTATCGAAAAGCGTTAGAATTAATTGACAATAAGTATCCACCTAGTCGCTATAACATATACCCATTCCACTTCTCTGATGGTGATAACCTTACGAGTGATAATGCTCGATGTATCAAGCTAGTTCAACAAATCATGGATGTATCGAACATGTTTGGTTATGGTGAAGTGAATCCATACAATAGACATTCAACCTTGATGAGTGTTTACAAGAACATCAATAACCCTAAGTTCTACCATTATATTCTAAAAGAAAAACGAGATGTGTATCATTCGATGAGAAGCTTTTTTAACAAAGGCGAAAAGGAAATGGCATAAGCCAGACTAACCCTTCATCAATGGATGGAGGGATTTTTATGGAAAAATAATCTCCCGAAGCTTACATAAACTAAGGAAAATTCGTATCGGGAGGTTCATGAAGAAGAATGCGACAATTGGTTCTTATTTTTTGTATACTTGTTCTATTTCCACAACCGGCTGAAGCGCTTTGGAAAACGAACCTCGAGCTACATGTGATTGATGTAGGACAAGCAGATTGTATTTATATTGAGACCTCAAATGGTAAACACATTCTTATTGATTCCGGGGATGAACATGATGGAAAGAAGGTCGTTTCTTACCTGCAAAAGCGCGGAATTGAGCGGATCGACTATCTTATCGCCACACATCCCCATCATGACCACATCGGAAGTATGGAAGATATCTTTCAATCCTTTGAGATTGAGCGTGTCTATATGCCAGATATTATGTACCATACGCGGTACTACAAACGGATGGTACAATCGATTGCCAATTCAGGTGTCGATCAATTTGTAGCCAAAGCTGGTGTGAAAATCAAGCTAGCGAGGAATATTTCAATGGAGTTTGTTGCACCAGGAAAGAAACGGTATAAATCTTTAAACGACTATTCTGCTGTCGTTCGTCTTCAACATGGAAAGAACTCATTTCTGTTAATGGCGGATGCTGGAGTCATATCAGAGAATGAATTAATTAAAAAGTTGGATGATGAAAAAGTGGATGTCTTGAAAGTTGCGCATCATGGTGCAAACACAGGGACAGGTCACGCACTTTTAAAGAAAATCAAACCTGATTACGCAATCATCTCTGTTGGGAGGAAGAACAAATACGGATACCCATCAAAAGATGTCCTGAATCGCCTTAAATCAAATGATATTCAAGTGTACAGGACAGATAAATTAGGAACGATTATTTCAAAAAGTGATGGGAAGTCTGTAAAGTTTTTTACAGAAGTACCTCAATCATGATTGGGTGATTTCCGAACAACATAAATTGCTTTTACGATATGTTTATTTAATGCCGTTCTCATGAATGTTTGATTATATAATCGAAAAATGATCTCGCGTTTCTCGGGTGTGGTTATGTAACGAGCAGGGATGCTGTTTAACGTGAGCGCAATAATATCGTTTGTACAGGTTTGACAGCGGCACACGGTTTGATAATCTGGGCTGTTTAACGTCACAGTAACGAGGGTGGGTATAATCTCCTCAAGGACGTTGAAATATGGTTTCGACATTCTTCCACCTCATAGGGTCAATTGATTTTATGTTCAAGCTTAATTGTATTTGAACTCGTGTGAAATTGAAATAGGTAGAAACGTTGAAAATAAAGGAAAAATAATCTTTCGGATCACCGGCTAAACTATGGGAGAAAGGAGGATATGCTTACTATGAATGAACAACAACAATTACGTTCGATCATGTCCAATAACATCGCTTCTGTAACTCCTCAGCAATCGTTGAAGGAGGCTGCAGCTTTAATGAGTCAATATAATATCGGTTCCCTACCTGTTGTAGAGAATGGCCAAGTTAGAGGGATTATCACGGACCGTGACATTACGTTGCGATCAACTGCCCAAGGCTTAGACGGGAATACTCAGGTGGGACAGTGTATGTCTAATAACCTCATCACGGGTAATCCGAATATGAGTGCTCAAGAAGCTGCGCAGCTTATGTCTCAAAATCAAGTGCGCCGATTACCGGTTGTTGAAAACAATCAAGTCGTCGGAATGGTATCATTGGGTGATTTAGCTACAAAAGATGGAGATCCTAATGACGCTGGACAAGCACTATCAAGCAT
This Pseudalkalibacillus berkeleyi DNA region includes the following protein-coding sequences:
- the yhbH gene encoding sporulation protein YhbH; translated protein: MTVNKKGNFVVSQENWSLHRKGYQDQQRHMEKVQEALKNNLPDLISEESIILSNGHDVIKIPIRSLDEYKIRYNYDKSKHVGQGDGDSQVGDVIARDGNASGKKGKGKGKKAGDQAGDDYYEAEVSLLELEELLFKELELPNLQQKEQENIIREKVEFNDVRKTGLMGNIDKKKTILTAYKRNALKGDPAITPIYPEDLRFKTWNQTEKPESKAVVLAMMDTSGSMGIWEKYMARSFFFWMTRFLRSKYETVEIEFIAHHTEAKVVTEEDFFSKGESGGTICSSAYRKALELIDNKYPPSRYNIYPFHFSDGDNLTSDNARCIKLVQQIMDVSNMFGYGEVNPYNRHSTLMSVYKNINNPKFYHYILKEKRDVYHSMRSFFNKGEKEMA
- a CDS encoding CBS domain-containing protein is translated as MLTMNEQQQLRSIMSNNIASVTPQQSLKEAAALMSQYNIGSLPVVENGQVRGIITDRDITLRSTAQGLDGNTQVGQCMSNNLITGNPNMSAQEAAQLMSQNQVRRLPVVENNQVVGMVSLGDLATKDGDPNDAGQALSSISNPSNPNAQQ
- a CDS encoding ComEC/Rec2 family competence protein — translated: MRQLVLIFCILVLFPQPAEALWKTNLELHVIDVGQADCIYIETSNGKHILIDSGDEHDGKKVVSYLQKRGIERIDYLIATHPHHDHIGSMEDIFQSFEIERVYMPDIMYHTRYYKRMVQSIANSGVDQFVAKAGVKIKLARNISMEFVAPGKKRYKSLNDYSAVVRLQHGKNSFLLMADAGVISENELIKKLDDEKVDVLKVAHHGANTGTGHALLKKIKPDYAIISVGRKNKYGYPSKDVLNRLKSNDIQVYRTDKLGTIISKSDGKSVKFFTEVPQS
- a CDS encoding late competence development ComFB family protein; this encodes MSKPYFNVLEEIIPTLVTVTLNSPDYQTVCRCQTCTNDIIALTLNSIPARYITTPEKREIIFRLYNQTFMRTALNKHIVKAIYVVRKSPNHD
- the lepB gene encoding signal peptidase I, with translation MTKTKNSFWEWVKAIGIALLIAIVVRHFLFTNYVVFGESMMPTIQEGNRLIVNKINYDISDPNRFDLIVFKANEEEDYIKRVIGLPGDKIEYRNDKLFINDKKVEEQYLERFREEIQQGSQLTGDFTLKDITKRERVPEGTVFVLGDNRLHSIDSRHIGFVPMENIVGEVNLRYWPMSEFKLIK
- a CDS encoding PrkA family serine protein kinase yields the protein MDILGKLQQFREEEKRLVWEGTFAEYLEILRERPEVAQSAHSRVYNMIKSHGIEEVNGKKRFNFFSDQIFGLEDSVERLVEEYFHPSAKRLDVRKRILLLMGPVSGGKSTIVTMLKRGLEAYSKTDEGAVYAIKGCPMHEDPLHLIPHNMREEFREEYGIRVEGSLSPLNMMRLQDEYDGRIEDVIVERIFFSEDKRTGIGTFSPSDPKSQDIADLTGSIDFSTIAEFGSESDPRAYRFDGELNKANRGMMEFQEMLKCDEKFLWHLLSLTQEGNFKAGRFALISADELIVAHTNEAEYKSFISNKKNEALHSRIIVMPIPYNLMVTQEENIYEKMINDSDIGEIHIAPHALRVAAIFSVLTRLKESNKQGVDVVKKMRLYDGENVEGFNSADVEELKKEFNDEGMSGIDPRYVINRISSAIIRKEVPAISPLDVLRSLKDGLDQHASISKEDREKYINFISVARKEYDDIAKKEVQKAFVYSYEESAKTLMDNYLDNVEAYCNKNKLRDPLTGDEMNPDEKLMRSIEEQIGISENAKKAFREEILIRISAYARKGKKFDYKSHERLREAIQKKLFADLKDVVKITTSTKTPDESQLKKVNEVIARLIDEHGYNSISANELLRYVGSLLNR